The following proteins are encoded in a genomic region of Hoeflea phototrophica DFL-43:
- the pepN gene encoding aminopeptidase N — protein sequence MRTDTGHVFKLTDYKPTDFVVERIDLTFELDPKATIVVSRVILHRREGVGTDVPLVLDGDELTLDSLLIDGMEIDASLYDATPDSLTIRELPESAPFEITVTTTLSPETNTKLMGLYRTSGVYCTQCESEGFRRITYFYDRPDVLTVYTVTIIAAKDDAKHLLSNGNFLGGGNYDEGRHFAAWFDPHPKPAYLFALVGGDLGLVEDTFTTMSGREVALKIYVEHGKEPRAAYAMDALKRSMKWDEDVYGREYDLDIFQIVAVSDFNMGAMENKGLNVFNDKYVLADPETAADADYANIEAIIAHEYFHNWTGNRITCRDWFQLCLKEGLTVYRDHAFSADQRSAPVKRIAEIRLLKAHQFPEDAGPLAHPVRPETYREINNFYTATVYEKGSEVVRMIRTILGVEDFRKGMDLYFERHDGDAATIEDFLACFAEASGRDLKQFALWYSQAGTPSVSVSSEWNETKKTFKVTLEQSLAPTPGQSRKALMHIPLAYGLILPDGTEFEGQPTGGEASDGVFHLTKRKQTFSFSNVPGRPVVSINRGFSAPVNIAMEQSPEDLAHISRHESDGVARWQALNDYATRHLVAASRLARDGRNLMPAGDLADVLIATAKDDTLEPAFRAQALALPAESDIAREIGSNIDPDAIHTAREAVLAEVARAGQEVFTTLAASAPKGAYSPDAAAAGQRALAGISMSYASIAEATAERAKAAFNAADNMTVLAQALQVLAHQFPGSDETREALETFRTRYADNPLVLDKWYSIQAMAPGAETCERVEELLASPVFDHTNPNRMRSLVGAFTAGNPTGFNRADGAGYRLLARQVVEIDGRNPQLAARLLTAMRSWRSLEPGRQEQARLALLSIRDAGKLSADVSDIVERMLAA from the coding sequence ATGCGGACTGATACGGGACACGTCTTCAAGCTGACAGATTACAAGCCGACCGATTTCGTGGTTGAACGGATCGATCTCACCTTCGAACTCGATCCGAAAGCAACCATCGTGGTCTCGCGGGTAATCCTGCACAGGCGTGAAGGTGTTGGCACGGATGTACCGCTGGTGCTTGATGGCGACGAGCTGACGCTCGACAGTCTGCTGATCGACGGCATGGAGATAGATGCGTCTCTGTATGACGCCACGCCCGACAGTCTGACCATCCGCGAGTTGCCCGAGAGCGCGCCGTTTGAAATCACGGTGACGACCACGCTTTCGCCGGAAACCAACACAAAGCTCATGGGCCTCTACCGCACCAGCGGTGTTTACTGCACCCAGTGCGAGTCCGAGGGCTTCCGCCGCATCACCTATTTCTATGACCGGCCGGATGTCCTGACGGTCTACACCGTGACCATCATCGCGGCCAAGGACGATGCCAAACACCTGCTGTCGAACGGCAACTTCCTGGGCGGCGGAAATTATGACGAAGGCCGGCATTTTGCAGCCTGGTTCGACCCGCACCCCAAGCCCGCCTACCTGTTTGCATTGGTGGGGGGCGATCTGGGACTGGTCGAAGACACCTTCACCACCATGAGCGGCCGCGAGGTTGCCCTGAAGATCTACGTCGAACATGGCAAGGAGCCGCGCGCGGCCTATGCGATGGATGCGCTCAAGCGCTCGATGAAATGGGACGAGGACGTTTACGGCCGGGAATATGACCTCGACATTTTCCAGATCGTCGCCGTGTCCGATTTCAACATGGGCGCGATGGAAAACAAGGGCCTGAATGTCTTCAACGACAAGTATGTGCTGGCCGATCCCGAGACGGCGGCCGATGCGGATTACGCCAACATCGAAGCCATCATCGCGCATGAGTATTTCCACAACTGGACCGGCAACCGGATTACCTGCCGTGACTGGTTCCAGCTCTGCCTCAAAGAAGGTCTGACGGTCTATCGCGACCATGCTTTCTCGGCTGACCAGCGCTCGGCGCCGGTCAAGCGCATCGCCGAAATCCGACTCTTGAAGGCCCATCAGTTTCCCGAGGACGCAGGGCCCCTGGCACATCCGGTTCGCCCTGAAACCTACAGGGAAATCAACAACTTCTACACTGCTACCGTCTATGAGAAGGGCTCGGAAGTGGTCCGCATGATCCGCACCATTCTCGGTGTGGAAGATTTCCGCAAGGGAATGGATCTGTACTTCGAGCGGCATGATGGCGACGCGGCCACGATCGAGGATTTCCTCGCCTGCTTCGCCGAAGCCAGTGGCCGTGACCTCAAGCAGTTCGCCCTCTGGTACAGCCAGGCGGGAACCCCGTCCGTGTCGGTGTCGAGCGAGTGGAACGAGACCAAGAAGACCTTCAAGGTCACGCTCGAACAATCACTCGCGCCAACGCCTGGCCAGTCGCGCAAGGCGCTGATGCACATTCCCCTCGCCTATGGCCTGATCCTGCCCGACGGAACAGAGTTTGAAGGACAGCCCACCGGCGGCGAGGCCTCAGACGGTGTGTTCCATCTCACCAAGCGCAAGCAGACCTTCAGTTTTTCGAATGTTCCGGGCCGCCCGGTGGTGTCGATCAACCGCGGATTTTCCGCGCCGGTCAACATTGCCATGGAACAAAGCCCCGAAGACCTCGCCCATATCTCGCGCCATGAAAGCGATGGTGTAGCGCGCTGGCAGGCGCTCAACGACTATGCAACGCGCCACCTGGTGGCAGCCTCGCGGCTTGCCCGCGACGGCCGCAACCTGATGCCGGCCGGCGATCTCGCCGATGTGCTGATCGCCACGGCGAAGGACGATACCCTTGAGCCGGCATTCCGGGCCCAGGCCCTGGCGCTGCCGGCCGAAAGCGACATTGCCCGCGAAATCGGCTCGAACATCGATCCGGATGCGATCCACACTGCCCGTGAGGCCGTGCTGGCCGAAGTGGCACGCGCCGGACAGGAGGTGTTCACCACGCTTGCGGCAAGCGCACCCAAGGGTGCCTACAGCCCGGATGCGGCTGCAGCCGGCCAGCGTGCCCTTGCCGGGATCTCGATGAGCTACGCCTCGATCGCCGAAGCAACAGCCGAACGCGCCAAGGCCGCATTCAATGCCGCTGACAACATGACGGTGCTGGCCCAGGCGCTGCAGGTTCTGGCGCATCAGTTCCCCGGCTCGGACGAAACCCGCGAGGCGCTCGAAACCTTCAGGACACGCTATGCCGACAATCCGCTGGTGCTCGACAAATGGTATTCGATCCAGGCCATGGCGCCCGGTGCCGAGACCTGCGAACGGGTCGAGGAACTCCTCGCAAGCCCGGTTTTCGACCACACCAATCCGAACCGCATGCGCTCCCTTGTCGGTGCCTTCACCGCAGGCAATCCCACGGGCTTCAACCGCGCTGACGGTGCGGGATACCGGCTGCTTGCACGCCAGGTGGTAGAGATTGACGGACGCAATCCGCAACTCGCCGCCCGCCTGCTCACCGCAATGCGGTCCTGGCGTTCGCTTGAACCCGGACGGCAGGAGCAGGCCCGGCTGGCTCTTCTGTCCATTCGCGATGCGGGCAAATTATCAGCAGACGTCAGCGACATTGTTGAACGGATGCTGGCTGCCTGA